DNA from Desulfuromonas sp. AOP6:
TTCCGGACAGCCGTTTGAGGTTGCCGTCGTAAAGGGAGGACTTCAACTCCTCAGTCGTGATGTTGGACAGAATATTCAGGGCCAGGCGTGGTCCGATGCCCGAGACACTCAGCAGCAGCTGAAACATTTCTTTTTCATCCAGTCCGAGAAAACCATAGAGATGGATGGCGTCTTCTTTGACATGGGTGTAAATATGCAGACGGCTGTCGCCTTTTTCCGGCAGGCTGTAAAAAGTGGAAAGAGGAATCATGACCCGGTAGCCGACACCCCCCGTTTCCAGGATGATGTGGTCGATGGACTTAAAGACGATATTTCCCGTCAGCAGAGCGATCATGGTCTGGGTACCTTCAATCGAGAGCCAAGGGTGTTCTGGCTGAGTTTAGTTCGGCCTCTGCTGTAGTCTGGCAGTCAACTGATAGCTGTGGGCATGGCAGATGGCGACAGCGAGGGCGTCAGACGCGTCTTCCTGGGCGATCTCCGGAAGATTCATGAGGACACGGACCATGTGCTGGACCTGGGGCTTTGCGGCCCGGCCGTAACCGACCACGGCACTTTTCACCTGCAGCGCCGTGTACTCAAAAACGGGAAGCTGATGTCGTGTTCCGGCCAGCAGGGCGGCTCCCCGAGCATGGCCAAGCTTGAGGGCGGAGAGAGCGTTCTTGGCGAGGAAGATCTGTTCAACCGCCATGGCCTGTGGATTGTGTTCCCCGATAATGCAAACCAGGCCTTCATGGATGGTTTGCAGCCGAAGAGCCAAGCTGTCCTTGCTATCGGTGTAAATAGCGCCGTTATCGATGTGTATCAGCCGGTTTCCCTGCTTTTCAATGACGCCGTAGCCTGTTACCCGGCTACCGGGATCGATTCCGAGTATGCGCATGTTTAATCCCGGTGGAAGATAAAGAAGGGGCTTTGCGCCCCTTCACGTTTTACCCCATAAGGCTGGCGTAATCCTCATCTGAAATGTCGAAGTTGGCGTAGACATTCTGCACGTCGTCATTGTCTTCAAGCTTGTCCATCATCTTGAGCATCTGCTCGGCCTGTTTGCCTTCAACTTGAACCATGGTCTGGGGGATCATGGTGATTTCGGCCGTTTGCCATTTCAGGCCCTTCTCGGCTATAGCCTCCCGAACCTCGATAAAGGTGGATGGGTCCGTAATGACTTCGTAGGAATCACCTTCGTCCTTGACGTCCTCGGCTCCCGCTTCAAGGGCTGCTTCAAATATGGAGTCGAAATCGTTTTCTGTTGGAAAGGAGATCAGCCCTTTGCGATCAAAGAGGTAGGACACGGAGCCGCTTACCCCTAAGCTGCCATTGTGTTTGTTGAATATGTGACGCACGTCAGCCACGGTGCGGGTGCGGTTGTCGGTCATGAACTCGACGATGACAGCGACCCCGCCTGGTCCGTATCCTTCGAAAGTTCCCTCTTCGTAATTCACGCCGTCCATATCGCCCGTTCCCTTTTTGATGGCCCGTTCGATGGTATCCTTTGGCATGTTTTCGCCTTTGGCCTTGTCGATGGCTGTGCGAAGACGGGGATTACCTTCTATGTCGCCACCGCCGATTTTGGCGGCTACTGTGATTTCCTTGATAAGTTTCGTGAAGACCTTGCCGCGCCTGGCGTCCTGGGCGCCCTTGCGGTGTTTGATGTTGGCCCATTTGCTGTGTCCTGCCATCTGTTACGTTCTCCTTCGGTGTATTCGGTGATGCTTTTTGACTAACTGCGGGATATTAGCATGAAAAAAGACGTGGATACAAGCTTGCAGCCAAAAGTTGCCAGGTTGCCTGTAGGGTATTTCACGCAAAAAGCCGGTCGTGGAAGACCGGCTTTTTGCCTGCGACTGACACTGACAAACTCAGTGCTCTTTCGGATAGTTTCGGTACTCGATGATCCGAAGCTTGTTAACCACTTCCCTGACGCCGTCAATTTTCTGAACAGCGGCGACAGAGAGCTTTTTTTCTTTGTCGCTATGCACATGACCGGAGAGAATGATTTTTCCGTCTTCACCGGAAATCTCGACATGGTGGCCGTCCACGCCATCCTGGGTCAGGATGGCAATTTCCGCTTTTTTGCGCAGGATAAGGTTAGTCAGCTTCTTTTTGCAGTTCTGCTTCTGGTCAACGAGGTTCTGGTCCCTGACTCCGTCACAGATTATCTTGACCGCCGTCTCTTCCGTGAGTTTGGAGGTGTTGATGACCAGATCGTAGCCCAGCGGATCTTCCCAGTTCCGATCGAAGTAATATTTGATGAATCCGGCCCTTTGCTGGTCGCTGCGGCGTACCATGATGCGGGCGAGGTCCGGGTCGAGCCATTCCCTTTCGGCCCAGCGCTCAACGCGTTCCTCGAAGGGAGCGATGATGCGGACACGCAGGATGCTTTTGATTTCCTGAAGCAGATCCTGGCCACCACGGCCATAGATGATGACGTTGCCCTTGAGAGCATATTCGAGAATAATCAGCTCAATGTAGTGAAGGTCGAGTTCCGCCTTT
Protein-coding regions in this window:
- a CDS encoding YebC/PmpR family DNA-binding transcriptional regulator, which codes for MAGHSKWANIKHRKGAQDARRGKVFTKLIKEITVAAKIGGGDIEGNPRLRTAIDKAKGENMPKDTIERAIKKGTGDMDGVNYEEGTFEGYGPGGVAVIVEFMTDNRTRTVADVRHIFNKHNGSLGVSGSVSYLFDRKGLISFPTENDFDSIFEAALEAGAEDVKDEGDSYEVITDPSTFIEVREAIAEKGLKWQTAEITMIPQTMVQVEGKQAEQMLKMMDKLEDNDDVQNVYANFDISDEDYASLMG
- a CDS encoding cytidylate kinase family protein, coding for MAIITISREMGSAGIPIAHMLAEKLGYTLLDGETIKEAALNYGVSPDALENADEKPPAFIEKLDEKAELDLHYIELIILEYALKGNVIIYGRGGQDLLQEIKSILRVRIIAPFEERVERWAEREWLDPDLARIMVRRSDQQRAGFIKYYFDRNWEDPLGYDLVINTSKLTEETAVKIICDGVRDQNLVDQKQNCKKKLTNLILRKKAEIAILTQDGVDGHHVEISGEDGKIILSGHVHSDKEKKLSVAAVQKIDGVREVVNKLRIIEYRNYPKEH
- the ruvA gene encoding Holliday junction branch migration protein RuvA; the encoded protein is MIALLTGNIVFKSIDHIILETGGVGYRVMIPLSTFYSLPEKGDSRLHIYTHVKEDAIHLYGFLGLDEKEMFQLLLSVSGIGPRLALNILSNITTEELKSSLYDGNLKRLSGIPGIGKKTAERMVLELKDKVAKMQPAGRTATARLSAASSLNVFDDTLSALTNLGYKEAHARNALESMEIPAEASLEDILKGALKMLLK
- the ruvC gene encoding crossover junction endodeoxyribonuclease RuvC; translation: MRILGIDPGSRVTGYGVIEKQGNRLIHIDNGAIYTDSKDSLALRLQTIHEGLVCIIGEHNPQAMAVEQIFLAKNALSALKLGHARGAALLAGTRHQLPVFEYTALQVKSAVVGYGRAAKPQVQHMVRVLMNLPEIAQEDASDALAVAICHAHSYQLTARLQQRPN